From the Prunus dulcis chromosome 4, ALMONDv2, whole genome shotgun sequence genome, one window contains:
- the LOC117625669 gene encoding uncharacterized protein LOC117625669 codes for MNSPSSSAEEAPDLVCQLDNVQGMVDALTTVRWKRQQDAVMELSEHGVVLIVEETGCLQAKVYLQRELFTRYEYNGQGRPRFGVSLGLFVDCLNTFSVPGQSSILEIRYPGPDMQLLLKSVDSLDACVYAEIRTRIPDTVSWDYNFEPGGSTPLTFTVKSAALKEAIDDLEWPGSSIQINLQPVPPIVTFRGEGHGDLQIDLMYYVNTDLLVAFHCDRQVSYKYKYKFLRATTSNIPGSVIKDNRGSKLTIGRGGLLKVQHLVSVARPSTSHPRIDSAGYQQPSRIAYIEFFVKPEEDEDAANDR; via the exons ATGAACTCGCCGTCGTCCTCGGCAGAAGAAGCCCCTGATCTGGTGTGCCAGCTCGACAACGTCCAGGGTATGGTCGATGCCCTCACCACCGTCCGATGGAAACGCCAGCAG GACGCAGTCATGGAATTATCAGAACACGGCGTCGTTTTAATTGTCGAGGAAACCGGTTGTCTTCAGGCCAAAGTTTATCTCCAGCGTGAG CTTTTTACTCGTTATGAATACAACGGGCAAGGTCGGCCCAGGTTTGGAGTCAGTTTGGGGCTCTTTGTGGATTGTTTGAACACATTTTCAGTTCCTGGACAATCAAGCATTCTAGAAATTCGATATCCGGGGCCCGACATGCAGCTTCTTCTCAa GTCTGTTGATTCGTTGGATGCTTGCGTTTATGCAGAGATCAGGACAAGAATCCCAGATACAGTTTCTTGGGACTACAATTTTGAACCTGGCGGGAGCACCCCACTCACTTTCACTGTTAAG TCTGCAGCGTTGAAGGAAGCAATTGATGATCTTGAGTGGCCTGGATCAAGCATCCAGATCAATCTACAACCAGTTCCTCCTATCGTTACCTTCAGAGGTGAAGGCCATGGGGATTTGCAG ATAGACTTGATGTATTATGTGAATACTGATCTTTTGGTTGCATTTCATTGTGATCGTCAAGTATCTTACAA GTACAAATACAAGTTCCTTCGAGCTACAACTTCTAACATTCCAGGCAGCGTCATTAAAGATAACAGAGGAAGCAAGTTGACTATTGGGAGAGGTGGATTGCTGAAAGTTCAACACCTTGTTTCAGTGGCAAGGCCGTCCACTTCACACCCACGCATCGATTCTGCTGGATATCAGCAACCTAGTCGAATTGCTTATATTGAATTCTTTGTTAAACCggaggaagatgaagacgCTGCAAACGATCGGTAG